One genomic region from Bufo bufo chromosome 3, aBufBuf1.1, whole genome shotgun sequence encodes:
- the NCF1 gene encoding neutrophil cytosol factor 1 yields the protein MAEPFLRHVQLLGFEKRFSPSQHYVYMFMVKWHDLTEKLVYRKYTEIYEFHKALKEMFPIESGQINKEHRTIPHLPAPKWFDGLRSTENRQVTLADYCSSLLSLPPKISRCPHILNFFKVRPDDENPTASSNGRKPETFLLKTDSNKKNVSDITGPIILQSYRAIADYEKTSKNELSVKTDDVVDVVEKKENGWWFCQMKNKRGWFPAAYLEPLDSPDEPEDQEPNYEGELHVTIKEYIGELEDELSIQEGESVEVIHKLLDGWWVVRKGSKTGYFPAIYLQKSGDAISAGGSQTKGLPPRRRTISNANSIHKQKRKEISQDSYRRNSKKYLKQRQSFTDAMISMTIEEQKEMENTAKAEPAIPPRPSKELILDKCSEHTKNKIKTVN from the exons ATGGCAGAGCCTTTCCTTAGGCACGTCCAGCTTCTTGGATTTGAGAAAAGATTCTCTCCCAGCCAGCATTAT GTATACATGTTCATGGTCAAATGGCATGATCTGACAGAGAAGCTTGTGTACAGGAAATATACAGAAATTTATGAATTCCAC AAAGCACTGAAAGAAATGTTCCCTATTGAGTCCGGACAAATAAACAAAGAACACAGAACAATCCCTCATTTGCCAG CACCAAAATGGTTTGATGGCCTGAGGTCCACAGAGAACCGACAAGTCACCCTGGCGGATtattgctcatccctactcagccTTCCACCTAAGATATCTCGTTGCCCCCATATTCTCAACTTTTTCAAGGTCAGACCTGATGATGAAAACCCCACAGCAAGCAGCAA TGGTCGCAAGCCTGAAACTTTCTTGTTGAAGACAGATAGCAACAAGAAAAATGTGTCTG ACATAACAGGTCCTATTATTCTGCAATCATATCGCGCCATTGCAGACTATGAGAAGACTTCCAAAAATGAGCTGTCCGTAAAGACTGATGATGTTGTCGATGTggtggaaaaaaaggaaaatg GTTGGTGGTTTTGTCAGATGAAGAACAAGAGGGGATGGTTTCCAGCTGCTTATCTTGAACCACTAGATAGCCCCGATGAGCCTGAAGATCAAGAACCAAATTATGAAG GTGAACTGCATGTCACCATAAAAGAGTACATAGGAGAGTTAGAGGATGAACTGTCCATACAAGAAGGGGAAAGTGTGGAAGTCATCCACAAGCTTCTTGATGGTTGGTGGGTTGTGAG GAAAGGCAGCAAAACTGGTTACTTCCCTGCAATATACCTCCAAAAGTCTGGAGATGCTATTTCTGCAGGAGGGAGTCAGACAAAGGGCTTGCCACCCCGGAG GAGAACAATCTCAAATGCTAATAGTATCCACAAGCAAAAACGTAAAGAAATTAGCCAAGACTCGTACAGAAGGAACAGCAAGAAGTATCTAAAACAGCGTCAATCTTTTACTGATGCTATGATATCTATGACCATTG AGGAACAAAAGGAGATGGAAAATACAGCTAAAGCTGAACCAGCAATCCCACCAAGACCCAGTAAAGAACTCATCCTCGACAAATGTTcagaacatacaaagaacaagatCAAAACAGTCAATTAA